The Hippocampus zosterae strain Florida chromosome 2, ASM2543408v3, whole genome shotgun sequence genome contains the following window.
TCCGGCATTTTGAATGGCGACGTGGACCCGCCAAAAGAGTGTGACTTCCTGTACGATATGTTGAATTCTTACGCGGAGGGCTCCGGCACGGACTCGAGCAGCAAAAATGTGACCGCAAAGGTAAATCGTTTTAAACCCAACAGTGGCCCAGTTAGTACGCGTGTGATGGgcgacatttttttcagttgcaGTTCAGCACTTGGCAGCAGAAGAGACAAGAGTCCTTGCATTCTATATTTCAACTCCCTGTGAAAGCCAATACCCGCttgcccccccctttttttttcttttgagcatTGACGACGTTTTCTCATTGCTCCGTTTTCAGTCGTCCCGTCCTCCTGCCAGACCTCCAGCTCCTGCTCCTTCGCGAGGAGGGAACACCTCACAGCAGCCCGATGATCTTGGTAAAACTACCGAGTGTACCGTACTCAGTACTCGAGTGCATGTCCCATcacgtagaccaggggtgtcaacctCATTTTTGTAGTGACGGTTTCCCAGAGgcgggccattatgaattttgtcaAACCGTATAATTGTGTGAGGACCTCCACCtattacatacacagtgcaCAACCAATTGGgcgataactagttttgaaatcagaagtcaagaataatggttagtTAAGCCATGGTTTATGTATTATAAGTACGTCATGAGATCATGCTTGCAACATCTCCGTGTCATGATGGATTAcacgtgacaatttgaaattcgggttcagacttgagcaagcatcatggaaaagtcgacatgcttgatttgcgcTCGCGGGCCACACAAAGTCAGATGGCGGTCCacatctggccctcgggccttgagtttgatattTGATGTTGACGCACACTCGCTTCCCATGACGCATTTtaagaaaaagaacatttggcTCTGAATGTCAGCAGTGCGTCATCACCCTAACCaagagtctgtgtgtgtgtgtgtctgcaggtGCGGCAGGTAGAAGGTCACTCTACCCGAATATTTCGGTCTACAAATCGGACCCTTCAAGTAAGTTGGTCTTTGTTGaggtgctttctttttttttattcctggcTGTGGCACCCTGATGGATGCAGTCCATCATCAATAACTTGATTTATTGTGGGGACGGTGGTGTTTCCTTCCAGATCAAATTCCTCCCAGAAAACCTCCAAACTTGGGTAAGGCAGACATGCACGCTTTGCGATGCATTTAACAATCGAAACTGAAGCGATAAAGCGTACAACTTTTCACAAAGGCATAACACTTCAGGGTGACAAAAGACGAAATAAATATCAACCTTTATCTGGTTGCGCGACCCCAAAGACAACACATCAATCTCGTTGTTTCATTTCAGCCGGCAATATCCCAACggctatcttttttttaatttttttttgtaatttttgtatGAATTGATTTACAAACTTTCTTTCCATAAGGAGGAGGCGGAGCGAGCGAAACTCTGGTGGTCACTGCTGTCCACGCCTTTGCGGGCCAACAGCCCGGTGACCTGAGCTTCAAACCTGGCGACCGCATCACCATCATCACCAAGACCGAGAACCAGTACGACTGGTGGGAGGGGCAGTTAGATGGGCGAAAGGGGATCTTTCCCGCAAACTATGTCACTTACTGAACCCCGTCGCTCGGTGGGCTACGTGAGGAAAGCAACCCGCACATTGGTGCAAATACAATATTTAGCATTAGCGTACTCGTGCATGGATATGGAAGAAAGGCTCAATCGACTTGCCATACTGGTGCATAACTACTTCCAGGTCAAccacgtattattattattattatgaagtcATTTCGCTTTGGTTGTTTGGTGGCTTTGAAAAAGTAGCATTtttctctttaaaaataaagcaatgtttttattttagaacTTGTCAAAGTGATGTCGTTTTTAAAACGCTTGCACGAGCACACTGTTTATACTGTTTTGAGCAACTTTTGTTACACGTTACTGTTCCACTTGCAATGAATGaagcgttgaaaaaaaaacggtgtttTAAGACTTAAATCGggcaaagaacaaaaataaaagtggagTCACTAAAAAGGAAATGTGGCTGTTTCCACGCTGCCCAGGAGCTGTTGTGTGTTTGCGCCTTCACTCTGATCCGCCAACGACAGCCATCTGGCTTTGCAGCTTCCTGGAAAGACAGGAGATACGCAAACTTGATATTTCCCAACTTTTTCAAATGGTtttccaattttctttttttatacctCTTAATTATGCGATTGTTTTTTCCTTGAACTTTTTTCCTCCCGTTTTTTATTGCAGAGTTCAAAATGCTGATGTACGCCATGTCGATCTAATTTAATGTGACTCGAGCGACTCCATATCGCAAAAGAGACCATTTGTTCACATGTTGGAAACCTTTAGTGGAAACACAATGAAAGGCTTAATCTGTATCGATCGTTTTTTGACCGCTCCTCCAATTCAAGCAGTTGATTGACtcctccattttgtttgtgcGCATGTGCAGACGTGATTCAGGAAGATGGCGACGAAACCAAATTTGTCGCCGTTACGAGACTAAAACGAGATACTAATTACGCCAGTGGAGCACAGAACGTAATtggaatatgttttttttctcaactgtAAAATATTTCGTACTTCAACGCGGTTGCAAATTATGTGTACGCCAAGCGCCAGCTGCTCTGACAGAACTGCACTTGGCGTTAGCCGAAGAGGGAGAAATCAAGTCACACAACCGGTGCGTTTCATCATGATGTGAGTATttgtgtaagcttatgttatattatcaATTATCatttcatgttaagcatacctaaattatattctgttgtttaataattgcttagacatttttttatgttgataggttctgattggctgttaaagtaagagaagcaggaagtgattttagttacggTGGTTGTGTTCTcggacgttttgtttttttccgtccttttattaaactgcattgaaggattccatctctccatctgtcattcgcaaagaagagccatccactgaaaaacaacgaacccctcaacttacatttgTATTAAAGTGGTTGAAATTTTGAAAAGTAATCTTAATTGggaccaccccctcccccaaatatGATTGTGATTTAATGTGcgatttttttcaaggtcacggtcccagatatattttttttaacaaatcaacCTAAACTAACCTATCACAATAAACATAAGATTTATTATACATGAATGATTCAATCTTTTAGGTTATTCGATGCTCTGTTCTTCCTCAGTGGGACAGGCTCTCTTGACTTAAGTGCTCTTGGGTGTCCCCTAGTGGTCGTGTGGTCGTAGACAAGTGCTTCGTTGTCTTTCCCGAGCTTTCTGGCAGTTGCGCAGACGAGCTTGTGCTCATCACAGCTCCAATTGGGACACTCGTGCGCTCACCTCGGCCTTTTGACGGGGTGTTGCGTTGCCCTGAGACAGTCGTCCACAGAGTCAGGAAGCGGGATGCCGATGGTCTCCGGAAGCAGTAGACACAATCCGCAGCCAATGATTGGCCCGCCGCCGTAGAGGAGCATGGCGGCCAGCGAGATGGCTCCCTCAGGGTCGGGCGGGAACAGAGTGCTCACCAGACAACCGAGCCGGAACCACAAGTTGACCAGTGACATGCAACGCTGCCTGCAGGTGGAATACACAACACATTCAAATGAGTAAATCCGCTTCGGAACCTGGTGAATTTTACCACCCGTCGTCTAACGCGTTACCTGACCACGGTGGGAAACAGCTCAATGCTATACAGACTGAAGATGAAGATTGTGGCTATGATGCAGAATTTGCCCAGCAGTGCCAAGCTCATCACGAGCATTGCGTCACCTGCCGAACAGACTTGTGATCATCATCGCATCACTACCCTGTAAAAGGATGCATGTGAAACATGTCCGAAATTTACAATGAATTAGAGCAAGATTATTTCATATTCGGGTCAGTCAGAGATGATACGAgacggaaaaacaaacaaaaaaatttgtttttgagaaaaatggTACTCCATATTGTATTTTGTCAGAATATAGAGTACTGTATCTGCAAATACAATGTAaagactaactttttttttccttcaagtcAACgtacattgtgctgctcctttggGTGCGTGCactttggccacctgggggcagtacagTGCAAGATTTGTGTGACTATTACACTCTAGCCGACATGGAACTGTCCCAGCTCCTCAGTGAATCGCAGTAACCTTAGTTGCTCTtcgctgaggataaagaatgcctGCGTATTGTTAAATAAAGATTAATAAAGGGACAAATAagggatatcttaatcttaatattgTCTGTGTTGCTTCAGCGTTTGTGTTCAAGTATCTGGTAAAACACTGACGTTATTCATTAACTTGTCTTCAGCGTTTGGcattgtttgttcatttcatCACTGTAGGGAAGTTTTCCAGAAACGACTGGCGCACCACTGAGCAAACGTATATGTGTGTGGGAGCCTCACATTGTTGTCTGGAGAGCAGCAAAGACAGAAAGCAGGCGGCGCCGCTCAGAAACAGAGTCAGCATGCTGCTGGGACGCCGATCCAGGCGGACCAGCGGGATGAGCAGGCAGGGAGTCTCGGAAAGGCCGGAGAAGAACTGGGCCAAGTAGACGTTCACGCCGAAGGAGCCGATGTTCATACAGATGCCGTAGTATGTCAACGCCGTCGCAGCACTGACCAATCACAGCACACATCACAATTTGAGCATGTTTCTATTTCACCTaaacaaggtaaaaaaaaatggtggaatCGTTGTGAGATTTCATATTCAAAGGACAGTCGGCCCCCGCTATCCGAGCCCTGCCTTGAATAGTGAAAAAGTTTGAGTAGGTGACAACCTCCCAAAATGTTTAGAACTGCCTCGAGTATTTTTATCAATCAataaattaccgtattggcccgaatataaggcGACCTCCTCTTTttccaagactcaagtttgaaaaaagactttttgaacaccaaattaatttttatacaccAAATCATTTCAGTCCATCTGAAACAaaagattataacaatatatttgatagaaaagtcatgttattttgcctcattccaatcttaatatctgaacatttaaatatgtaaactaaagtgccccattttctgttttctattattttgttcttttctttcttaccgctattttttttatttttcttctttgtgctcccgcaatttttattttattcttcctGACAGGGGTCCACTTTgccctggggagtcaagttcagcattcgcttcaatgatatctgccgccatctagcgtcgtgaatgggtataacgtctagaccccgaatataagacaactcccactttttcagtcttatttcaatgcaaaaaaaaaaacaatcttatattcgggccaatacggtaattactAACTGTAGTccttaaacactttttttttaccgctcTCTTTTCGGCGTCGAtacacttcaaaataaattcaCAATGTGACAGAGAAACTGACGAGGTCGGGGTTCActgtataaaaaacaaaacaaaacaatgcgtTACCCCAGATAGCTCATGACGGACAGCCGCAGCAGGACCGTGGGATGTTTGAAGGGGAGCAGGCCACTTGTCGTTTGACCTTTCTGAGCCTCGGCGGCTTTCTGCTTCTCCGCCACGTTTGATCCCAGGAGCTACGGGTGCACAGACGAGCAGATGATTCAGATAGCAGGATGTCGCGTCTGAGTCTGCGTCTCCGTGTACCATGTCCACACACTGTTTGTCGGCCGAATTTCCCGCCCGGTAGCGGAACAGAACATCGGTCCTCCCCATTAACGCCAACCAGCTGGGAGACTCTGCAAGTGAACTGTGCGGACAAACAAGAAATTCACCCGAGAAGGACAAATGATCAAACGGTTGGACAGAAAGACACACCGCGGGCGAAGGAGGACAGACCGGTAGAGTGGCAGGCAGATGAACTGGGGCAGAGCGAGAGACAGGTGAAGCTGTGTCCAAGTGGGACTAAGCCAGGCCAGCAGAGCTCCGGCCATTGTCCCGAGACTGAAGCAGAAGCCCAAAAAGGCGGTCGGCCAGAGGCGGGCGGAGGGGGCGGTCCACTCCACAGCTGCAACGCCCAAGCACAAGATTTGGTGGTCGTCAAAAGCCGGGAGCGGTGATTCTCAGCAAAAGTGAGCCGTTGCCGTCTTTGACGACTTTCACAATATCGCGGGGCCGCAATATCGGGAACTTTGCTGTCAACATGCAATTTTTCCCCACTAAAATTTAtctacccccgccccctcaaaaaaaacgtCGAAAtagttttcaaaagatgtggGTAACCAATATTTTAAGGTAggcgtgtcaaactcattttagtcatgGGCCACGTTTTAGTCACCGTTTTCCTTGGAGGGTCGTTATGACTAAAACcatatcaagaagtcaagaTTCACGGCGTATTCGTCTATTTATTAAGTGAGTGTCATGAGAGGTtgggtcacaagaaaatgcttacagtgtcACTCTTATTAATTACAaaggagaatttgaaattttgggtcGAGATTTTTGCAAGCTTCGTGAACgttgccatctttgatttgctttcgcgggccacataaaatgatgcggcgggccagatctggcccacgggccttgagttttACACCGATGTTTTACGGGCTTGTTGATTTTcaaagggcggcctggtagtccaggggttagggcgtcaacctcacagtgcagaggtcgtgggttcgatcccggctccggccttcctgtgtaaagtttgcatgttctccctgtgcctgcgtgggttttctccgggtgctctggtttccacccacattccaaaaacatgcatggcaggctgattgaacactctaaattgtccctaggtgtgagtgtgagcgcgaatagttgtttgtgtatgtgtgccctgcgattggctgccaactggttcagggtgtcccccgccgactgcccaaagacagctggaacagGCAACCTGGTCGATCCTGCCAGTGTGCTTGTCCATgcgattcaattttttttttttttttttttttacccagacTGAAGGAGCAGTTGttgatgcagcagcagcaaacgcCCGCCAGGCAACGAACGGCAAGGAAGAGAAACGGTTGAGGGAGAACGGCGGGCAACAGGCCGCACGCAGCCTGCACGTACACGCTGGACAGCAGCACCAGACACTTCCCGTACCTGCGCACGCAAAGGTAAAAAGTGTGGGCGCAGGTTGCAGCACAAGAACACTCACATGTacaagtgcgtgtgtgtatgtgtgtgaaaggtcatcACACAaatacagcggtgccttgacaCACAAGTACGTGCCTGAACTTAGAAGTTTTGTAGGGCTGCAACAAATGATTTTCGTTGTCGATTAATCGATCGATTATTTTGGTGATTGTCAATGGATGGGATTCAAAATCATGTTTCATTTGCCCCACCCCATGATTCAAAAACGGGACGTTTCAAAGTGCAGAAAACTACTTGGCGTGCAAGTGTGGTCCATCAAATGTGATCAAATGTCACCATTTTGATCACTCGTTCCAGCTTTATGTTGGTtaatgtttgattttgattcaGCGCAAACATAATTGGTCTGCTTTCACGGAGGACTGCTCGGAATCTGAAAGGATTTACTGTGAAGAGGCTGAGCCTCCGaggattttgacatttttatccgAAACAAGTTCTCTCCACGATGAATCGATGACCAAAGTAATTATTGAATGAGTTGGAATTGATTAGTTGTCGATTAATTAATCGATCGTTGCAGCTCTACGCTGTTAAGTGCAATTTTTGTTGTCAGAACTTCAGCCTCCGaggattttgacatttttatccgAAGCAAGTTCTCTCCACGAACAATCAATGACCAAAGTAATTATTGAATGAGTTGAATTGATTAGTTGTCGATTAATTAATCGATCGTTGCAGCTCTACGCTGTTAAGTGCAATTTTTGTTGTCAGAAAGAAActagaaaaaaagtttgttttttgttttgttttttttttgtggcaaggCTAAAATGGATGAATCATGGGAATGATGATTTGGGGTACGAACATGGTCATCGATTAATTAAACTCTTCTCTCCACACCAATGTACTTGGTTGCCGTACTTAAGTAGATTCATTTGGTATCTgtatttaagtatttttttttctgacaacttTTTAGGTTTACTCCCCACATTTGAAAAGAGATACCTGTATCatagtgcctttttttttctttacaaacaCTCCTACCGCAAATGATCTTTCCCTCTTTGAAATGCATGGCAATGAAATTCATCAGTTCCAGCACATACAAAACTCAAAATTTCtatttataaatgtttttttttcttcatgagaaTAAATTAAGAACAGTAcggtatttttgtttgttgacaagactttttttttgtacctttaCTTTGTCTTCTCCGTAGGTATAGTGTGCAAGTACTTTTGCCACTTCTGGTAAAAAATGTACCTGTCAGACAGAGCTCCGCCCACCAGCGATCCAAGCAGTAGACCCACCATGTAGACCGTTTGGCCGTAGGTCAACCATGAAGACCAGCCACACACTGACTGATGCACACAAGAAACAAacggtggacttttttttttttttttttttttgcaacagtgGATTATACTGATGAATTAGTGTGCAGATGCTTAAATGTGGCGCATGCAGCGGACACACCCAAACACCACCTCATCCTTTGACATGATGGAACTAATTCAGATCAAGTGTTCTGGACCACATAGATTTGATTTTTCCCTGACTTTTGTTTTATAAATTcagtctctgtctgtctgtctgtctctctctttgtaTTTGTCAGGTCCAAGGTAAAGAAGGTCACTAAGGTTTGTGGTATAAAACAAAGTCCAATTCCCAACCGTCCTTCTTCTATACAGCCATAGCGGCGAGTATAATCCTGAGAAAaaggcaacaacaaaaagcacatgAAGGAAATGAATTggcaaagatgaaaatgaaggacatttatgctgtcattttaatttcattaacATAACATTTACGGGAGTGacagttctcttttttttacgcactcttgtttttattttatgactcattattatttttccccctaatttttagttttagttCTTTCATTACTTTTCACAAACTACAAGAACCCCGTTCTGGACCCGACTGATCCCACTTTTTCAAGCTCAGAGGGATTCGACTCAAAACTCGGGTTTCGAGTAGACTGAAGCGCGTATACCCCTTGGTACACGCCACCGAGGTTGGGAATCATTGCTCTAAAATATGAAATGCGACAGTTCATTTGATGTACTTTCGTTGTTACTTGTTCCTTCACAATCCAATCCAAAGAAATCAATGGCTGAACATGTGGAGCACAAAGCACAACAATCGTGTTGTTCTGCCTTATCGAGTGTTCAAAGGAGAGGGGGGCGGGTGTATAAGAGTGTGGCCTGGGTTATTTGTTAACTCTAAATGGGTTTTATTGCTGATGGGCCATAGGGTCCTTTGCTCTATTCTCAATGACCGCACGCTGAAACACTTAAAGGCACTACTTTGTTCGACTCTTCGAGATGTGCGTTCTTTTGTAATGTCACGTGACCAGTTTGCGTTGAACTGGTGCTGTTGTTGGGACGCTCCTGACGTCGTTGCGGCAGAACCACACGGGCGAAAGAAATTTGAGGGTTTGGCTCCCTCAAACCCTGAATAAAGCCTGTCTGGGGACATTTTTACTGTAATAAAGGTATCTGTCGTAAAATTGAACTCTTGTGTGAACCCAAATcataagatgaaaaaaatgggggtgggggcacaaaACAATTCTCTTCCTCAACCCCTTCATGTGCTCTTTGATGCCGGATCAGGACTAATCTGTCCCTCGCGTCTTCGCCGTGCTACTTTTTCCAAGAGTACTTGTTGGTACTCTACCAAGTGACTCTACCAACATACTTATATCTTACACCACTACGGACGGAACTTATAATgcaagcaaataaaataaaatacttcaaAACATAATCACAACTTTCACtcgtttgttttaaatacttAAAGTACATCTAGTGTGAGAAACTTTAAGATTTGTACTccgattattgttattatgaaaCGTATTCACTCACGTCTCGGTCGCCGCTTTTAGTCACCCAATCAGATTCGTCTCCCAAAAGATCCTCGACTTCTGATTGGTTTCGCGGGAGCATACTTCCGCGTTTGGTTCCCGATTGGCTAGTGACGTTGCCGGCATGACACTTCGCGTCCACCACCACGTCCAAGAAAATgtcgaggaagaagaggaacgaGTTGAAGAAGAAGGCGAGCGACACACGCCAGAAAACGGATAGCTGAAGCGGAGACATGGCGGTCTTCCCTTCTGGAACTATTTTTATTCCCGAGGTGTGGACTTAACTTAAATAGCCGGGCGCCATGTTGACGGCCCGAGCCAAAGGTCCGCTATATGGACTTCGAACTCTTGTGActtgcaatgtgttttttttcttgttgttgaaaATTCAACTTGAGCTCGTCTTGACACTCCCCCCCTCTTCGCCTTATTCAGACAGCGTGAAGGAGGGTCAGGAAAGGTGTAACCATGCAAAGGattcaaacaaaatggtacAAGAAAGCCTGCCAGTAAAGAAAATCTGATCAGTCTCAACGACTTCttccaaatgtttcagaaaacagACTTTTTCACTTTAATCTGAAatttgactgcatgtaaacGTAGTCAGAGTTGTGACTGGTTAGATTCTTCACACGTGTGAGAGACGAAGCAAGTGGCGCCTCGGGCTATTGAGTCATGTTGCCTTATGCTAAATTTATATCTATATGTTTTTCACACTATGTGTATTTTCTCTTATGATCtgttaaatattttcttttcgtCATCTGTTAAACAAATGATGACTTCACAATTGGTTCTCATGAGAGAACTAGCCAACTGAATGGTT
Protein-coding sequences here:
- the LOC127593611 gene encoding solute carrier family 22 member 6; the encoded protein is MSPLQLSVFWRVSLAFFFNSFLFFLDIFLDVVVDAKCHAGNVTSQSGTKRGSMLPRNQSEVEDLLGDESDWVTKSGDRDSVCGWSSWLTYGQTVYMVGLLLGSLVGGALSDRYGKCLVLLSSVYVQAACGLLPAVLPQPFLFLAVRCLAGVCCCCINNCSFSLAVEWTAPSARLWPTAFLGFCFSLGTMAGALLAWLSPTWTQLHLSLALPQFICLPLYRSLAESPSWLALMGRTDVLFRYRAGNSADKQCVDMLLGSNVAEKQKAAEAQKGQTTSGLLPFKHPTVLLRLSVMSYLGAATALTYYGICMNIGSFGVNVYLAQFFSGLSETPCLLIPLVRLDRRPSSMLTLFLSGAACFLSLLLSRQQCDAMLVMSLALLGKFCIIATIFIFSLYSIELFPTVVRQRCMSLVNLWFRLGCLVSTLFPPDPEGAISLAAMLLYGGGPIIGCGLCLLLPETIGIPLPDSVDDCLRATQHPVKRPRKLQSQMAVVGGSE